Proteins from a single region of Aythya fuligula isolate bAytFul2 chromosome 3, bAytFul2.pri, whole genome shotgun sequence:
- the SLC22A16 gene encoding solute carrier family 22 member 16, which yields MAPGSERLFDSLGHFGRFQACVYFASVFQAMSCGIHYLASVFMAVTPNFVCGIPGNVSSVLFYNSSEASLEDIWTVWTATENYIVVQLENGEIWELNQCSKAKREVSLDLAYEYKGNKSVFSCSDGFLYDDTKWKSTVVTQWDLVCDREWLAKLIQPTFMLGVLIGAVIFGDIADRLGRQRVIWFTSAGQFVFGIAVAFTSDYYSFVIVRFLLAMVSSGYLVVAFVYVTEFVGIKARTWASMHVHAFFAIGIMVVALVGFLVRTWWVYQIFLSIATLPFVLCCWMLPETPFWLLSEGRYEDAQKVINTMARWNKVSTPCKVAELYSVQHDGPVSGRTGDNDAPSAKKHNILDLFCNWYIARRTITVWLVWFTGSLGYYVFSLSSVNLGGNEYLNLFLIGAVELPCYIIACIGMDKLGRRNTLIPFLILSALICVLIMFIPQDFNVLIILANMAGKFSIGVAFGLIYLYTAELYPTIVRSLAVGSGSMMCRVGSVVAPFCVYLRSVWIFMPLLLVGIMALLSGILTIMLPETLGKPLTNTLEEATEIGRNEKSCSEKTPPAQSGAALEKIEMCGPETVSPEK from the exons aTTTCAAgcatgtgtttattttgcatCTGTCTTTCAAGCTATGTCATGTGGCATCCATTACTTAGCATCTGTGTTTATGGCTGTTACTCCTAACTTCGTCTGTGGGATCCCTGGGAACGTGAGTAGTGTTCTCTTCTACAACTCCTCTGAAGCAAGTCTGGAGGACATCTGGACAGTATGGACAGCAACGGAGAATTACATTGTAGTCCAgctggaaaatggagaaatctGGGAGCTTAATCAATGCAGCAAGGCCAAACGAGAAGTCAGTTTGGATCTAGCATATGAATATAAAGGCAACAAGTCCGTGTTTTCTTGTTCTGATGGATTTCTTTATGATGATACAAAATGGAAGAGCACTGTTGTTACGCAGTGGGATCTGGTCTGTGACCGAGAATGGCTTGCAAAATTAATCCAGCCTACATTCATGCTTGGAGTCTTGATTGGAGCAGTGATTTTTGGTGATATTGCTGACAG GCTGGGAAGACAGCGTGTCATATGGTTCACAAGTGCTGGTCAGTTTGTATTTGGCATCGCAGTGGCGTTCACGTCTGACTACTACAGTTTCGTGATTGTGCGCTTTCTCCTTGCCATG gtTTCGAGTGGCTATCTGGTTGTGGCTTTTGTTTATGTGACTGAATTTGTTGGCATTAAAGCACGAACCTGGGCTTCTATGCATGTCCATGCTTTTTTTGCTATAGGAATTATGGTTGTGGCACTCGTGGGATTTTTGGTTCGGACCTGGTGGGTCTATCAGATATTTCTCTCCATAGCAACTCTTCcctttgttttgtgctgctggATGCTCCCAGAAACACCTTTTTGGCTCCTGTCAGAGGGAAGATACGAAGATGCACAAAAAGTAATCAATACAATGGCAAGATGGAACAAAGTAAGCACTCCCTGCAAAGTGGCTGAACTGTACTCAGTCCAACACGATGGTCCAGTCAGTGGCAGAACAGGTGACAATGACGCGCCCTCAGCCAAGAAGCACAACATCTTAGATCTATTTTGTAACTGGTACATTGCAAGAAGGACCATCACAGTCTGGCTGGTCTGGTTCACTGGGAGCCTGGGGTACTACGTCTTCTCCCTGAGTTCTGTCAATCTAGGAggcaatgaatatttaaatctgtttctcatag GTGCTGTGGAGTTGCCTTGCTATATCATTGCTTGCATTGGGATGGACAAACTGGGAAGGAGAAACACACTCATTCCGTTCCTTATTTTAAGTGCACTGATCTGTGTTTTAATTATGTTCATACCTCAG GATTTTAATGTACTAATTATCTTGGCAAATATGGCTGGAAAATTTTCAATAGGTGTGGCATTTGGCCTTATATACCTCTACACGGCAGAACTGTACCCAACAATTGTAAG ATCACTTGCTGTTGGAAGCGGGAGCATGATGTGCCGTGTAGGCAGTGTGGTTGCTCctttctgtgtgtatttgaGAAGTGTTTGGATTTTCATGCCACTT tTACTTGTTGGAATCATGGCTCTGCTGAGTGGAATATTAACAATAATGCTACCAGAAACACTTGGAAAACCGTTGACTAATACTTTGGAGGAAGCTACAGAAATAGGAAGAAACGAGAAAAGCTGTTCAGAAAAGACTCCTCCGGCACAGAGTGGTGCAGCATTGGAAAAGATAGAGATGTGTGGTCCAGAAACAGTTAGCCCtgagaaataa